A DNA window from Tissierellales bacterium contains the following coding sequences:
- a CDS encoding sodium-dependent transporter, which produces MVNRKVMNVEMKRKTFSSQLGFMLATIGFSVGVGTIWRFPYICGKYGGGLFLLTYILMMIIIGIPLFSAEVSMGLATRQTPVGAYKKIAPKKSWHIVGWFHMICIIMIIGYTAPVYAWIIHYVYATLFGIFDGMKSSEIINYFEVFISNKSLVFSLFLVNTLVTMMVVRNDLQSGLEKISKILLPILTVIIATLIIVGLRLEGGMEGLKFFFTINFESFSIEGVLVALGQTFFSLGIAMAVAMIFGSYQNQDKLNVIKNSTIVVFSTIIVAIASGMMIFPMASAFGVEMSAGSELTFITMPNIFNQMLKGRLWGTIFYIGFYIAAFSSGVAGWEAVISFFMEQFNITRRKGLFTTFIAVCLISVPSILSGFMFNLFDMLVNNLFLISGAFAMSVFIGWFWGIDNMAKTCNIEKNTLGYYFLKLTVKYASPIIVFILSLSFFKVI; this is translated from the coding sequence ATGGTTAATCGAAAAGTTATGAATGTTGAAATGAAAAGAAAAACTTTTAGCTCTCAACTTGGATTTATGCTTGCAACGATAGGCTTTTCAGTTGGTGTTGGAACAATTTGGAGATTTCCATATATTTGTGGTAAATATGGTGGTGGATTATTTTTACTCACATATATATTAATGATGATTATAATTGGTATTCCTTTGTTTTCAGCGGAAGTTTCAATGGGGCTGGCAACGAGGCAAACACCAGTTGGTGCATATAAGAAGATTGCACCTAAAAAAAGTTGGCATATAGTAGGATGGTTTCACATGATTTGTATTATTATGATTATAGGATATACAGCACCGGTATATGCTTGGATTATTCATTACGTATATGCAACTTTGTTTGGTATTTTTGATGGCATGAAGTCATCTGAAATTATAAATTATTTCGAAGTATTTATCTCGAATAAGTCATTGGTTTTTAGTTTGTTTTTAGTAAATACGTTAGTTACTATGATGGTTGTTAGAAATGATTTGCAAAGTGGACTTGAGAAAATATCTAAAATACTACTACCTATTTTAACAGTTATTATAGCTACTTTGATAATTGTTGGACTTCGGTTAGAGGGAGGAATGGAAGGTTTAAAATTTTTTTTCACTATAAATTTTGAATCATTTTCTATTGAAGGGGTACTAGTAGCACTTGGTCAGACTTTTTTTTCATTAGGAATAGCAATGGCTGTTGCTATGATCTTTGGAAGTTATCAAAACCAAGACAAATTAAATGTTATTAAGAACTCAACAATAGTAGTTTTTTCAACAATCATTGTTGCTATAGCATCAGGGATGATGATTTTTCCTATGGCATCAGCTTTTGGAGTAGAGATGAGTGCTGGTTCAGAATTAACGTTTATTACAATGCCAAATATATTCAATCAGATGCTAAAAGGTAGACTTTGGGGAACCATTTTTTATATAGGATTCTATATTGCTGCATTTTCATCAGGTGTTGCAGGGTGGGAAGCTGTGATTTCATTTTTTATGGAGCAGTTTAATATAACTAGAAGAAAAGGATTATTTACAACATTCATTGCAGTATGTTTAATCAGCGTCCCATCCATACTGTCAGGTTTTATGTTTAATTTATTTGATATGTTAGTTAATAATTTATTTCTAATTAGTGGAGCGTTTGCTATGAGCGTTTTTATTGGCTGGTTTTGGGGAATAGATAATATGGCAAAAACATGCAATATTGAGAAAAACACATTAGGTTACTATTTTCTGAAGTTGACTGTAAAATATGCATCGCCAATCATAGTTTTCATCTTATCATTAAGCTTTTTCAAAGTAATTTAA